A window of the bacterium genome harbors these coding sequences:
- a CDS encoding response regulator: protein MPKILVVDDEDDVRNLLMMIFRDAGYEVESARNGKEAVEKARKEKPDLIFLDILMPVMDGFEACSLLKKDPATRNIFIAFLTAKDMPQDWDRGLQSEADVYIAKPFNNERLIFVARELLALKEK, encoded by the coding sequence ATGCCAAAAATTCTTGTCGTTGACGATGAAGATGATGTGCGGAATCTTCTGATGATGATTTTTCGCGATGCTGGCTATGAAGTTGAAAGCGCCCGAAACGGAAAGGAAGCTGTAGAGAAAGCGCGAAAGGAAAAACCGGACCTGATCTTTCTGGATATCTTAATGCCGGTTATGGATGGTTTTGAGGCGTGTTCGTTATTGAAAAAGGATCCCGCAACAAGAAACATCTTTATTGCATTTTTAACAGCTAAAGACATGCCACAGGATTGGGACAGAGGATTGCAGTCGGAGGCGGATGTTTACATTGCAAAACCGTTTAACAATGAACGCCTCATCTTTGTCGCCCGCGAACTGCTCGCATTAAAAGAAAAGTAA
- a CDS encoding ATP-binding protein: protein MRGGRSNYGLPANFYHWLTGIIGFILVIFFSIRSPFPAQPTPLHVFSLFLMMHVIASFLNFQYARMNVVITFGSSFITAALLVFGAVPAILVAVSGIVIGSVKRMIERHWILRKKIPLSYELGIVVFNSGMIGLMWLTASWIYIYLLQSELPLIHLTVRNILCIILMFLGLSLLNGVLLFFSNYLRNQQRPIEYVRKGLIPAFFTEFAAIPFGVVMALSYNRMGILAFLVLSSTLLIGNIVLRRLSSIRYDLEDKLRHLTSLNRVSRQIITLRDQDAVMNLLFEELSLVTETDCWFIAEVDKWRSVNLLKGKEPQKESFIKLAAHVVRSRQPLWISNTQKDAPEELKQSLLQDDIHSCIASPLVVADKIHGVVSVYSDEASAFKHELMQVLVMIADETALALENAKLYDVLTEKVNELERLNTELRQVDTLKSVFLANVSHELRTPLTSIKGYVEYIKKEKLGPLTAMQSEGLSVAQRNILRLQRLINDLLDYTKLESKKAPIQLRPCRLENIWADVYEQYADLIEKRNLEVQVRIPLDLPVLFVDIQRFTQVLTNLLSNAIKFTGDQGRIRIAAQVIHHPGPFYHFETYTSNCIVEALTPVEITVSDDGIGIPADALPRIFDRFYQVDSSHTRKYGGTGLGLALVKSILDAHGIPIEVQSKIGFGTTFGMVVPSLQAADLPAAVKPNKPETVSSPKYLT, encoded by the coding sequence ATGCGTGGGGGACGTAGCAACTACGGGCTACCAGCCAATTTTTACCACTGGCTCACCGGAATCATAGGATTTATCCTCGTTATTTTCTTCTCGATCCGTTCCCCTTTTCCCGCTCAGCCCACGCCTCTTCATGTGTTTTCACTGTTTCTGATGATGCATGTGATTGCATCCTTTCTGAATTTTCAATACGCCCGAATGAACGTGGTGATAACGTTCGGATCCTCATTTATTACGGCAGCTTTGTTGGTTTTCGGGGCCGTACCTGCGATCTTGGTTGCCGTAAGTGGCATCGTAATTGGCTCGGTCAAACGAATGATCGAACGGCACTGGATATTGCGTAAAAAGATTCCTCTCAGCTACGAACTTGGAATCGTTGTGTTTAACAGTGGAATGATCGGGCTGATGTGGCTAACTGCCAGCTGGATTTATATTTACCTGCTGCAATCTGAGCTTCCCCTCATACATCTCACGGTTCGGAATATTCTCTGCATCATTCTGATGTTCCTTGGCCTGAGTCTTCTAAACGGCGTCCTCCTTTTCTTTTCAAACTATTTGCGCAATCAACAGAGGCCAATTGAATACGTCAGGAAAGGATTGATTCCTGCTTTCTTTACGGAGTTTGCAGCAATACCGTTCGGAGTCGTCATGGCCCTGTCTTACAACCGGATGGGAATTCTTGCTTTTCTCGTGCTCAGCTCCACTTTGCTGATTGGAAATATTGTTCTGAGACGTCTGAGCTCGATCCGGTATGACCTGGAAGACAAGTTGCGCCATCTTACATCACTGAATCGTGTGAGCAGACAAATTATTACTCTGCGAGACCAGGATGCGGTTATGAACTTGTTGTTCGAGGAATTGAGCCTCGTGACCGAAACCGATTGCTGGTTTATTGCAGAAGTGGATAAATGGAGATCGGTAAACCTTTTGAAAGGCAAAGAACCGCAGAAAGAGTCCTTCATAAAACTAGCGGCTCATGTGGTACGATCCCGTCAACCATTGTGGATTTCAAATACCCAGAAGGATGCACCGGAAGAGTTAAAGCAATCCTTGCTTCAGGACGATATCCATTCCTGTATCGCATCGCCGTTGGTGGTCGCCGACAAAATCCATGGAGTTGTTTCCGTGTACAGTGACGAAGCATCCGCCTTTAAACATGAGCTGATGCAGGTTCTCGTCATGATCGCCGATGAAACCGCTTTAGCGCTTGAAAACGCAAAGCTGTATGATGTTCTAACCGAAAAGGTAAACGAATTGGAGCGATTGAATACAGAATTGCGTCAGGTGGACACGTTGAAATCCGTATTTCTGGCCAACGTTTCGCACGAGTTGCGCACGCCGCTCACCTCGATTAAGGGTTATGTGGAATACATAAAAAAGGAAAAATTGGGACCACTGACTGCGATGCAAAGTGAAGGACTCAGCGTTGCGCAGCGAAATATTCTGCGTTTGCAGCGCTTGATTAATGATCTTCTCGATTACACAAAACTGGAATCGAAAAAAGCGCCCATCCAGCTGCGTCCCTGCAGATTGGAAAATATCTGGGCAGATGTCTATGAGCAATACGCAGACTTAATTGAAAAAAGAAATCTTGAAGTTCAGGTTCGCATACCTCTGGATCTTCCTGTGTTGTTCGTGGATATCCAGCGATTCACTCAGGTATTGACGAATCTTCTCAGCAATGCAATTAAATTTACGGGAGATCAGGGAAGAATCAGAATCGCGGCGCAGGTGATTCATCATCCCGGACCGTTCTACCATTTCGAAACATACACGAGCAACTGCATCGTAGAGGCGTTAACGCCGGTAGAGATTACTGTCAGCGATGACGGAATCGGAATTCCTGCTGATGCTCTTCCCAGAATCTTCGATCGCTTTTATCAAGTCGATTCCTCTCATACCCGGAAGTATGGCGGCACGGGGCTAGGCCTCGCGCTGGTTAAATCGATACTGGATGCGCATGGAATCCCGATCGAAGTACAAAGTAAAATTGGTTTTGGAACGACGTTTGGAATGGTTGTACCTTCCCTGCAAGCAGCGGATCTCCCCGCGGCCGTAAAACCAAATAAACCGGAAACAGTTTCCTCG
- the glgC gene encoding glucose-1-phosphate adenylyltransferase: MYSQNVLTMILAGGEGTRLFPLTRDRAKPAVPFGGRFRIVDFALNNFVNSGFLKIKVLTQFKSDSLNVHLSKAWRLSATLDQYVDAVPAQMRRGEHWYRGTADAVYQNLNLIFDEEPDYVCVFGGDHVYKMDVQQMLDFHKEVNADVTIAAIPVPASESRQFGIIEVDSEWRVIGFEEKPPVGKTIPNNPGYVLASMGNYIFNRQTLISELEEDALLQDSAHDFGKTIFTKIFHHYRVYAYDFSKNVIPGSEEKEVGYWRDVGTIDSYFQANMDLIAVDPVFNLYNYRWPFRTVHYDYPAAKFVFANFAEKRTGIALDSMVSEGCIVSGGVVNRSILSPRAMVHSYTKVDDSILMHSVDIGRYAKVKNAIIDKGVKIPRGCEVGYDRNADLQRGFHVSEGGVVVVPKGTVLD, translated from the coding sequence ATGTATTCGCAAAATGTACTGACAATGATTCTTGCGGGTGGGGAAGGAACTCGCCTCTTCCCATTGACTCGCGATCGTGCAAAACCTGCTGTGCCCTTCGGCGGGCGCTTCCGGATCGTTGATTTCGCCCTGAACAACTTTGTGAACTCCGGATTTCTGAAAATCAAAGTCCTGACTCAGTTTAAATCCGATTCATTGAACGTTCATCTATCGAAGGCCTGGCGACTCTCCGCCACTCTGGACCAGTATGTGGATGCTGTGCCGGCGCAAATGCGCAGAGGAGAGCACTGGTACCGTGGCACCGCAGACGCCGTCTATCAGAACCTCAATCTGATTTTCGATGAAGAGCCGGACTATGTTTGTGTCTTTGGAGGCGACCACGTTTACAAGATGGACGTCCAGCAAATGTTGGATTTTCACAAAGAAGTGAACGCTGATGTAACCATCGCCGCGATCCCTGTTCCGGCCTCCGAATCGAGGCAATTTGGAATTATTGAAGTGGACTCTGAGTGGCGGGTGATCGGCTTCGAAGAAAAACCTCCCGTCGGCAAGACGATTCCCAACAATCCGGGATATGTTCTCGCATCGATGGGGAATTACATTTTCAACCGTCAAACTCTCATTAGCGAACTTGAAGAAGATGCTCTTCTTCAAGATTCGGCGCACGATTTCGGCAAAACGATTTTCACAAAGATTTTTCATCATTACCGTGTTTACGCTTATGACTTCTCAAAGAATGTGATCCCCGGTTCTGAAGAAAAAGAAGTTGGATACTGGCGTGATGTGGGAACCATTGATTCCTATTTCCAGGCAAATATGGATCTCATCGCTGTCGATCCTGTATTTAATCTCTACAACTATCGCTGGCCTTTCCGAACTGTTCATTACGATTATCCCGCTGCAAAATTTGTGTTTGCGAATTTCGCAGAAAAGCGGACCGGTATCGCCCTGGATTCCATGGTTTCGGAGGGCTGCATTGTCAGCGGTGGCGTTGTGAACCGTTCCATTCTTTCTCCGCGGGCTATGGTTCACAGTTACACCAAAGTGGATGATTCGATACTCATGCATAGCGTGGATATCGGACGCTACGCAAAGGTTAAGAACGCGATTATCGATAAGGGGGTCAAAATACCCCGGGGATGTGAAGTCGGTTACGACCGGAATGCGGATCTCCAGCGCGGCTTTCATGTTTCGGAAGGCGGTGTTGTGGTTGTTCCGAAAGGAACTGTGTTGGATTGA
- a CDS encoding FtsX-like permease family protein: MKFPLFLALRNLLRHPSRNILYILGISITAALLLDMILLASGLSISITRVLTEMGYEVRASARGTLPFETEAQIKNFGYLKQELLKFPEIRAVDAMLGTTVAVRSNKETFTSFAIGLEISQTLSYKVLEGSNIHPAGDGVLINPYLANEKKLRPGDTLHLWMPSQSQTSGGQETVPVRVVGIAYFYLDAEGQFTIATPLPFLQKLMLQESEQPVSAMLIKLKDPSRASQVVERVNVQFPQITAYTIDSVIQEVDRQLSYFKQFSYILGGISLVVTFVLVFIITTISFHDRVGEIALLKAIGLSRKTVFVTILLEGMLTAIASAVLGAFLGKIVAIYLDRILTSAPGLPEEFSFFIFDPASVLQGFLVLLFTGFFAGIYPAAAAIRLPVAETLREEIL, from the coding sequence ATGAAGTTTCCTCTGTTCCTTGCGCTGCGAAACCTTTTGCGCCATCCCTCCCGAAATATTCTCTACATCCTGGGAATCTCAATCACCGCTGCTCTACTGCTCGACATGATTTTGCTTGCAAGTGGCTTGAGCATCAGCATTACCAGAGTTCTCACTGAAATGGGATACGAAGTTCGCGCAAGTGCCCGCGGAACTCTTCCGTTTGAAACGGAAGCTCAAATCAAGAATTTTGGTTATCTCAAGCAAGAACTCCTGAAATTTCCGGAAATCAGGGCAGTGGATGCAATGCTTGGGACAACGGTTGCCGTTCGTTCTAACAAGGAAACATTTACGAGCTTCGCTATAGGATTGGAGATCAGCCAGACTCTCAGTTACAAAGTCCTGGAAGGTTCGAATATACATCCAGCTGGTGATGGAGTTCTCATCAATCCGTATCTTGCGAATGAAAAAAAACTCCGGCCTGGAGATACGCTGCATCTGTGGATGCCAAGCCAATCGCAAACATCAGGTGGACAGGAAACTGTCCCCGTTCGAGTGGTAGGAATCGCCTACTTTTATTTGGATGCCGAGGGTCAGTTTACGATTGCCACGCCGCTTCCCTTTTTGCAGAAACTGATGCTGCAGGAATCGGAGCAACCCGTTTCCGCAATGTTGATCAAGCTGAAAGATCCTTCGCGAGCATCGCAAGTTGTTGAGCGAGTCAACGTTCAGTTCCCGCAGATCACAGCCTACACGATCGACTCAGTCATTCAGGAAGTGGATAGACAGCTCTCTTATTTCAAGCAATTCTCATATATTCTCGGCGGCATCAGCCTTGTGGTAACTTTCGTCCTCGTTTTCATCATCACCACAATCTCCTTCCACGACCGCGTGGGAGAAATAGCGCTGTTAAAAGCGATCGGATTAAGCCGGAAAACTGTTTTTGTTACTATTCTATTAGAAGGAATGCTTACGGCGATCGCATCTGCGGTGCTCGGAGCATTTCTGGGCAAGATTGTGGCGATTTATCTCGACCGGATTCTTACTTCGGCGCCGGGACTTCCTGAAGAGTTTTCTTTTTTCATTTTTGATCCCGCTTCGGTCCTGCAAGGATTTCTCGTGCTGCTTTTCACGGGATTCTTCGCTGGAATTTATCCTGCAGCTGCCGCCATCCGGCTTCCGGTTGCCGAGACGTTGCGTGAAGAGATCTTATGA
- a CDS encoding ABC transporter ATP-binding protein gives MNEIIVEAREVHKTYHQMEKPVLALRGISLAVHQGDLIAIVGPSGCGKSTFLHLLGALDSPSSGEVRWHGESIVGWTEQHKTRLRLQKIGFVFQRFYLLPMLTAQENVELPMREERIPPRLRAEKAAYLLDSVNLAERRNHRPSQLSGGEMQRVAIARALANDPELLLADEPTGELDAATGLEIVSLFQRFHENGLTIVMVTHNPDLAASAKLIQHMRDGKWE, from the coding sequence ATGAACGAGATCATTGTTGAAGCCCGGGAAGTTCACAAAACCTATCATCAGATGGAAAAACCGGTTCTAGCGCTTCGGGGCATCTCGCTGGCTGTTCACCAGGGGGATTTAATCGCCATTGTTGGACCCAGCGGATGCGGAAAATCAACCTTTTTGCATCTTCTGGGTGCGCTGGATTCCCCTTCCAGCGGAGAGGTCCGGTGGCACGGTGAATCCATCGTTGGCTGGACTGAGCAACACAAAACCAGGCTCCGTTTACAAAAAATTGGTTTCGTGTTTCAGCGTTTCTATCTGCTGCCCATGTTAACTGCGCAAGAGAATGTGGAATTGCCTATGCGCGAGGAACGCATTCCTCCAAGGCTTAGAGCTGAAAAGGCGGCCTATTTGCTGGATTCGGTGAATCTTGCCGAGCGCCGTAATCACCGGCCTTCTCAGCTCAGCGGAGGCGAGATGCAACGCGTCGCCATTGCGCGAGCTCTCGCAAATGATCCCGAGCTGCTTCTGGCGGACGAGCCAACCGGAGAATTAGATGCAGCAACCGGTCTTGAAATCGTTAGCCTGTTTCAACGTTTTCACGAAAACGGCCTCACGATCGTAATGGTCACTCACAACCCGGACCTGGCCGCTTCTGCAAAACTGATTCAACACATGCGAGATGGTAAATGGGAATAG